ACCTTAAATACCCCGTCGATAACATTTTCCAATTTAAAATACGGCTTCAATTGCTCATCGTCCAGGCTAAATAGTTCTTGTTTTAGTTTTTCGGAATAATAGCTTCCGTCCCATTTCTCCAAGCGGTCAATTTCGTCTATTTTTTTTGCAAAGTTTTCCAATTGGGCAAATTCCCTTTCTGCCGCAGGTTTTGCTTTCTCGAGCAGTTCATTCAAAAATGAATGGACTTTTTCCGGCGTTTCGGCCATACGTTCTTCCAGTACAAAATGGGCATGCGTTTTATAACCTAATAGTTTGGCACGGCTGTAGCGCAGTTTGGCTATTTTCAAGACGTTCTCCTGATTATCCAATTCGTCTCCATGAAAACCTTTACTGCCAAATACCAATGAGAGTTCCCTTCGTAATTTTCTGTTTTTGGCATATTTCATAAAGGGAATGTAGCTCGGATAATCTAGAGTAATCATCCAACCTGTATCTTTTCCTTTTTCCCTTGCCCTCTGAGCCGCTGCCTCTTTTTCTCCATCCGGCAGTCCGTCTAGATCCTCTTCGTTGGAAAGATACATTTGATATTTGTTGGTTTCTGCTAGGATATTTTCACCGAATTTTAATTTTAGTTTCGATAGTTCAGCATCGATTTGTCGAAGCTTTTTCTTTTTCTCCGCTGAGAGATTAGCTCCGTTGCGGCTAAAATTTTTGTATTTTTTGTCCAACAAGGTTTGTTGCTCTGTATTTAAATTCAGACCTTCCCTTTGGTCATAAACCTTTTTTACTCTTTGAAAAAGGTCCTCGTTAAGCGTGATATCGTTACTAAATTCCGAAAGTAAGGGAGAAACCTCTTGAGCTATTTTTTGTATTTCCTCATTGGTCTCGGCAGCGTTAAGGTTGAAAAAAACGCTAGAGATACGGTCTAGTTGCTGTCCAGAAAACTCTAAAGCTTCAATGGTATTTTCAAAAGTAGGTGCTACAGTATTGGATGTAATTACATCAATTTCCGAACGGGCATCTTCCATGGCCTTTAAAAATGCAGGCTTGAAATGTTCGTTTTTTATTTTGGAGAAAGGTGCGGTATCAAATTTTGTTAAAAGGGGATTCATTTATAAATATTAGGATTTAGTACGAAGAAGGTTTTTGGTCTGTGCCAGAATGGACGGGAATTTAAACTTACTGTTTCTTGTTATTTATGGCTTTAGCTCCTTCCATTACTTTTTGCTTCAGGCCTTCTTTATAGAATATAATCTTGTCCAAAACACATTTATCGGAACTTCCAATAATCTGTGCGGCAAGGATACCTGCATTTTTAGCACCGTTAAGGGCTACCGTAGCAACTGGTACTCCTCCCGGCATTTGTAGTATGGAAAGAATGGAATCCCAACCATCAATGGAATTACTGCTTTTTACCGGCACCCCAATAACGGGCAGGGGAGACATTGCGGCTACCATTCCTGGTAAATGTGCTGCACCACCGGCTCCTGCGATAATGACCGAGTAGCCTTTGGTATGGGCATTTTTGCTGAAATCGAATAATTTTTCAGGAGTCCGATGTGCGGAAACAATATCTACGTCAACCGGTATGTCAAATCCTTTTAAAATATCTATTGCTTCTTGCATAACAGGAAGGTCACTGGTGCTTCCCATAACTACGGCTACTTTGCTC
This sequence is a window from Maribacter aestuarii. Protein-coding genes within it:
- a CDS encoding M3 family metallopeptidase; translated protein: MNPLLTKFDTAPFSKIKNEHFKPAFLKAMEDARSEIDVITSNTVAPTFENTIEALEFSGQQLDRISSVFFNLNAAETNEEIQKIAQEVSPLLSEFSNDITLNEDLFQRVKKVYDQREGLNLNTEQQTLLDKKYKNFSRNGANLSAEKKKKLRQIDAELSKLKLKFGENILAETNKYQMYLSNEEDLDGLPDGEKEAAAQRAREKGKDTGWMITLDYPSYIPFMKYAKNRKLRRELSLVFGSKGFHGDELDNQENVLKIAKLRYSRAKLLGYKTHAHFVLEERMAETPEKVHSFLNELLEKAKPAAEREFAQLENFAKKIDEIDRLEKWDGSYYSEKLKQELFSLDDEQLKPYFKLENVIDGVFKVAEKLFGLRFEEVKDIDTYHDEVKTYRVYDLENNFISIFYADFHPRAGKRGGAWMTSFKSQWKEGGQNIRPHISNVCNFTPSTPTKPSLLTFNEVTTLFHEFGHGLHGMLANTTYPSLSGTSVYWDFVELPSQVMENWCYEKEALELFAKHYESGEVIPMELVHKIKESATFQEGMQTLRQLSFGLLDMSWHGTDPSDVTDVKAYETQAFKGTNLYPDTLETCMSTSFAHIFQGGYSSGYYSYKWAEVLDADAFAYFKENGIFNQEIAAKFKEHVLSKGGTENPMVLYKRFRGAEPKVEALLERAGLLQN
- the purE gene encoding 5-(carboxyamino)imidazole ribonucleotide mutase → MSKVAVVMGSTSDLPVMQEAIDILKGFDIPVDVDIVSAHRTPEKLFDFSKNAHTKGYSVIIAGAGGAAHLPGMVAAMSPLPVIGVPVKSSNSIDGWDSILSILQMPGGVPVATVALNGAKNAGILAAQIIGSSDKCVLDKIIFYKEGLKQKVMEGAKAINNKKQ